The following proteins are encoded in a genomic region of Arachis stenosperma cultivar V10309 chromosome 4, arast.V10309.gnm1.PFL2, whole genome shotgun sequence:
- the LOC130975411 gene encoding receptor-like protein 47 has translation MKHNLIYNPSKSTKLVHWNQSGVVDCCQWNGVSCNNGHVIGLDLSQESISGGLHNSSSLFNFEHLHSLNLAFNNFGSFIPSDIVKLKNLRHLNLSNAGFCGQIPKGIFQIQTLKTLDVSNNEELEGSLPEFSQHGQLDTLILSNTNFFGQLVSSISNLKQLSTLDLSNCQFNGTLPDSLSELTNLVYLDLSYNRFSGPLPSFNKSKNLQYLSLLQNELTGTILSTQWEELLNLCIINLGDNFFSGKIPKSLFTIPSLQEVTLSDNGFEGLLDEFQNATASTLELVDLSINKLEGPIPLSLFGLKRLSLLNLSSNKFNGTIHLDTIHKKLPYLRVLGLSNNKLSVEITDEDPSLSFFPNLTNVLLASCNLKKFPSFLKNQPKLFDLDLSNNLIQGPIPNWIWKFDSMVSLNLSNNLLTDLEGPLENPNSSLLMIDLHSNQIRGSIPYFTKYVVHLDFSNNEFSFIPPNIEKYLPFLFYLSLTNNSFHGKIPESFCNCSSIRMLDLSHNNFDGPIPKCLIARNNTLRLLNLAGNKLTGHIYDTIFSSTCNLRYLDLNANLLSGTIPNSLANCRKLEVLNLGNNSLSDEFPCFLGNITTLQVLVLRSNKLHGPIDCSHNTSHWKMLRVVDLASNKFISTLPGKLLQSWTAMMDDGNYTKENGIYLYFNMYDFGHYIRYKDMLALINIAIVKRLAKIFANDPPYIFDDMLNYAIKGNQLPYGGTYLDSVTVVNKGMQMKLVKIFSIFTSLDFSSNHFEGPIPEELMSLKALNVLNMSHNAFSGHIPSSLGDLTALESLDLSNNTLSGEIPTEISSLTFLAVLNLSFNHLEGKIPTGTQIQSFDIYSFEGNEGLCGPPLTNNCGDDGVQGLPPTPSASSETHNSIDWNFLSAELGFTFGIGVIILPLIFWKKWRLWYWKHVDDLLWRIIPQLDFVYEQHGQRKYRTLRWISA, from the coding sequence ATGAAGCACAACCTCATATACAACCCTTCCAAATCAACAAAACTTGTTCATTGGAATCAAAGTGGTGTTGTTGATTGCTGTCAATGGAATGGAGTATCATGCAACAATGGTCATGTCATTGGCCTTGACTTGAGCCAAGAATCTATTTCTGGAGGTCTACACAATTCTTCAAGTCTGTTCAACTTTGAACATCtgcatagcttgaatttggcTTTCAACAACTTTGGCTCTTTCATACCATCAGATATTGTAAAGCTGAAGAATTTGAGGCATTTGAACTTATCTAATGCTGGATTTTGTGGCCAAATTCCAAAGGGTATCTTCCAAATTCAAACTCTGAAGACGCTTGATGTATCAAACAATGAAGAACTTGAGGGATCCTTACCAGAATTCTCACAACATGGACAACTTGACACGTTGATTCTCAGCAACACAAATTTTTTTGGACAGTTAGTAAGTTCTATTTCCAATTTGAAGCAGTTGTCAACTTTAGATCTTTCTAACTGTCAATTCAATGGGACACTTCCTGATTCTTTATCTGAACTCACCAATTTGGTGTATCTAGACTTGTCATACAATAGATTCAGTGGTCCTCTTCCATCTTTCAATAAGTCCAAGAATCTCCAATATTTGTCTCTTCTTCAAAATGAACTGACTGGAACAATTCTTTCTACTCAATGGGAAGAACTTTTGAACCTCTGCATAATCAATTTAGGTGATAACTTCTTTAGTGGTAAGATTCCCAAAAGTCTCTTTACAATTCCATCACTACAAGAAGTTACTCTATCTGATAATGGTTTTGAGGGTCTCTTGGATGAATTCCAAAATGCAACAGCTTCCACATTAGAGTTGGTTGATTTGAGTATCAACAAATTAGAAGGGCCTATTCCTTTGTCTTTATTTGGTCTTAAAAGACTTAGCCTCCTCAATCTTTCATCAAATAAATTCAATGGAACTATACATCTagatacaattcacaaaaaattGCCATATCTACGTGTATTAGGCCTTTCAAATAATAAATTGTCAGTTGAAATAACTGATGAGGATCCTAGTCTTTCATTCTTCCCTAACCTGACAAATGTATTGTTGGCTTCTTGCAATTTAAAGAAATTCCCAAGTTTCTTGAAGAATCAACCCAAGTTATTTGATTTAGACCTATCCAACAACTTGATTCAAGGACCAATACCTAATTGGATTTGGAAATTTGATTCCATGGTTTCCCTAAATCTTTCCAACAATCTTCTCACAGATTTGGAAGGTCCTTTGGAAAATCCCAATTCAAgtcttttgatgattgatcTTCACTCCAACCAAATTCGCGGGTCAATTCCATATTTCACAAAATACGTGGTACATTTGGACTTCTCAAACAATGAATTCAGCTTTATCCCACCTAACATTGAAAAGTACCTTCCCTTCTTGTTTTACCTCTCCTTAACAAACAACAGCTTTCATGGAAAAATCCCTGAATCCTTTTGTAACTGTTCTTCTATTAGAATGCTTGATCTTTCACATAATAACTTTGATGGTCCCATTCCCAAGTGTTTGATAGCAAGAAATAATACTCTTAGATTACTGAATCTTGCTGGAAACAAACTCACAGGTCATATATATGACACAATATTCTCAAGTACATGTAATTTAAGGTATCTTGATCTTAATGCAAATCTACTTAGCGGTACCATACCGAATTCACTAGCCAATTGCCGAAAGCTAGAGGTACTAAACTTGGGAAACAATAGTTTGAGTGATGAATTTCCTTGCTTCTTGGGCAACATTACCACCCTGCAAGTACTAGTTTTGAGGTCGAACAAACTGCATGGACCTATTGATTGCAGCCATAACACAAGCCATTGGAAGATGCTTCGTGTTGTTGATCTAGCCTCGAATAAATTCATCAGCACACTACCTGGAAAACTCTTGCAAAGTTGGACAGCTATGATGGATGATGGAAATTACACAAAGGAGAATGGAATCTACTTGTATTTTAACATGTATGATTTTGGTCATTATATTCGTTACAAGGATATGTTAGCACTGATCAACATTGCTATTGTCAAAAGATTGGCCAAGATCTTTGCAAATGACCCTCCTTATATATTTGATGACATGTTGAATTATGCTATCAAAGGCAATCAATTGCCATATGGAGGAACCTACTTGGATTCAGTTACAGTTGTCAACAAAGGGATGCAAATGAAGTTGGTCAAAATTTTCTCAATCTTCACTTCCTTGGATTTCTCATCCAACCATTTTGAAGGTCCAATACCAGAAGAGCTTATGAGTTTGAAAGCTCTGAATGTACTTAACATGTCACACAATGCTTTCTCTGGCCACATTCCATCATCCTTAGGAGATTTAACTGCGCTCGAGTCTTTAGACCTATCAAATAACACTTTGTCTGGAGAGATTCCAACAGAGATTTCAAGTTTAACTTTCCTTGCAGTGTTGAATCTCTCCTTCAATCATTTGGAAGGAAAAATTCCAACAGGAACACAAATTCAATCTTTTGATATCTATTCCTTTGAAGGCAATGAAGGTTTATGCGGACCTCCTCTAACTAATAATTGTGGTGATGATGGAGTTCAAGGGTTGCCACCAACACCATCAGCATCTTCTGAAACACATAACTCAATTGATTGGAATTTCTTAAGTGCTGAATTGGGATTCACTTTTGGGATTGGTGTTATCATTCTTCCCCTTATCTTCTGGAAGAAATGGAGATTGTGGTATTGGAAGCATGTGGATGATTTGCTTTGGAGGATCATTCCTCAGCTTGATTTTGTATATGAACAACATGGGCAACGCAAGTACAGAACTCTAAGGTGGATATCTGCATGA